In the Nerophis ophidion isolate RoL-2023_Sa linkage group LG19, RoL_Noph_v1.0, whole genome shotgun sequence genome, cgagattattgtgctaaaagtaaacagtaaaaaaaaaaatataatttattttttaacactttaatgcagcgtttctcaaagtgtggggaatagagacatgacaggtggggcgccaGGAACAGGAGGAAATttcaatttacatttttttctttaatcatattattagatttttttttttgtactatgctttcattttctatacacactgtaaaattaaaagctgtcccactgtcaaacgacacagttgcgagacgtatatgcggcgttgcaagtgatcttgaggaataACTCGTAGACAAATGAAAAGAGAGTCATTTTGTTTTACAAGTGGACcaagctactgacagcaataaagactgcctgttcatcgcatacggccgctttgtgaatggcgagtcactgtgcgaggatttgcaAATGCGTagctcctccttttttttttgcaaatattgcaaagtggcacttttatttgatttattattgaactggatgcaagttatttgatttataattgaacttgatgcaagttataacacttttatttgatttattattgaactttatgccagttataacacttgtttttatttattattgaacttgatgcaagttataacacttttgttgtatttattattgaacttgatgcaagttataccacagctgcacagttattttatttattattgaacttgattttattgtatgttattgagtttgaatgtatacaacttgatgttacttgatgttcaataaatttgaaaatgttaagcttctgTTGGGGcaatgggggcaggtggggcttgaaaactcccccttgtccaaagtggaccactgctttaatgagtgggacccttttggatccccaataattctactgggagttttttttttttgtaagtgtcattgctccaaaaatgtcaatgttgttatgagttattgacctttttaaggctccaattattttacaatatcaaatattccactttaaaagttaattgggggaaaatattgcacattaggtgatttttttccataaaaaacctcagtttttctttgacaaaaagggcatataaCTCAAATGTTTAAAACGTTTTTTAACaggtagacctaatgttgatcgaaAAAATTGACCTTTGAATAataattttttcatattttttttaccaaaaccctttggcttTACCAGGATCAAGCCTGAGCGGAGGCCTAAATGTAGACCTTTTTATACACTTATTGTATaggtttttaaattaaaaaaatatcaaaatgtcccccgctcgctttgatttttcagtgtgcggccctcagtggaaaaagtttggacacccatggTGTAGATGAACACctaagcaacattttaaaaactcCAGTTAACATGACATGTTTTTGGGAGGCGGCAGGAAGTTGAAGCACAACAAAGTCATGTGAAACTGGACTCTGATGTTCTGGACCAGGGTGGCCTCCTTCAGGGGAGGGCGCTGTACAGGCAAAGAAAAAAGTTCACATTTTGACGGCTCAAGTGGACTTTTTTTTGCTGCACATTTGGGCCAAGTCAGACAGCAAACACTGTTAGCGCTCTGCAaaatgattccttcaggaaaatgaaaGAACATTTTAGGAAAGCAAACTTTGCTGTGCCTGCATGGCGGGAAGTCTGCTTTTCTCAACATTCTTTGATCTTgaaactttttgatgatgtttaaaaTATGTATCTGTTCAAAACACGGGCGTGGATTTAAACTAAAGTCGCGCTTCCTGTCCGTTCACGCTTAAAAGAGCTTATGAAGCTTAAGTGTATTCAGAATAAGTCCCTTTTAtgcattattatatataattGTCTTTAATTAACCCTCACTGTCCTTATTAGATACAGTAGAGCTACACTTAAACTGCATGACGATCACTGGAGGtcatgcaggtgtacctaatgttgtgactgacATCTGGAGACAGTTAGGGAGAGTATATAAATAGCATGTGCAAATATTTGTGTAAAATATGTCTTTGAACCCAATATAACTAATTGACAGCGCCATATCTTAAATATTGATGGCGTTATTATAATAACTGAAGTTCTTTGCAGTACGGCAGAAACAAGGTGGATTCTTTAAGagccacatttttttctcaacaaCACCCGCGATATTAGAAGTCAtttaaaaagtacaaataaaGTTGACCAAGTTGAAGGAAATCTCCTGAGATTTAGAGATAAATGTTATAGTCTTCTTTTATTCTCACAttgtatggggggggggggggggtcatatcAACAATAGCAAATCTTGTTCAAGATGCATGCTTTTAAAAACAGCCCCGCATGGAGCAAAAAACCCGGgacactttcattcaacaaaagCTATTAAATATGATTTACAAGGAGGGCGAACGTCTTCCCAGAAAACCACAAGTTGCAAAGAACTTGTGTGGCTGGCTACATCAGCAGATATATTTGGACACAAGTTGGACAAGCGGAGCTCACCGACCGTGGACTTGTTTAGTTTTTCATCATTATTGCACGAATGACAGTTTTTTTGTGTGGAGGGATGGACGTGAATGTCACATGAGGTGATTCCTGGAGTCCTCCCTCTTGACGTGTTCCAGCGTCTTGTCCAAGCACTTGCTCCTCTTGTTCTGGTGCGTCTTGACGTGCTTGGCCAGGTGGTCGCTGCGCATGAACCTCTTGCAGCAGTCCGGGCACACGAAGCGCTTCTCCCCGGTGTGAGTCCTCAGGTGTCTCTGGAGCTCGTCCGAGCGCGTGAAGCTCTTGCCGCAGAAGAGCCAGTTGCAGACGAAGGGCCGCTCCCCGGAGTGCCAGCGCAGGTGCGCCTTCAGGTGCGACGTCTTGCCGTACACCTTGCCGCAGCCCGGGATGTGGCAGACGTGCTGCTTCTTCTTGCCCGGCTCCTCGGCGCCGGAGGAGGCCGACTGGCAGTTGGGGCAGCGGCAGCGGCGGCAGCGGCGCGCGGTGGCCAGCGGGGACTTGGTGTGCAGGAGGGCGGCGATCTGCGTCTGGTACTGGGCGAAGTCCGCCGTGTGGCCGTGCAGCACCAGGCCCCTCTGCAGCTGGAAGCGGTGGTTGCCCTGCTGGAGGCTCCACCACGGGATGTCCTCCGCCGGGTTGGGGGACAACTGTCTCTGGTGGCCCGCCACAAAAGTGGGCATGGCGGGCGGCATGGCCGCGGGCGCCG is a window encoding:
- the sp5a gene encoding transcription factor Sp5a, whose translation is MAAVAVLRNETLHAFLQDRTPNSSPENCKHSPLALLAATCNRIGHHHHHHHHHHHPASSPSDFLPVPYDPATLGSPSRLFHPWTNEASAPGNATFGLSSKPQPLGSFAAPHELPLTPPADPGYPYDFSPVKMLPCSMQSPCPPTYVPAVSYAAPAAMPPAMPTFVAGHQRQLSPNPAEDIPWWSLQQGNHRFQLQRGLVLHGHTADFAQYQTQIAALLHTKSPLATARRCRRCRCPNCQSASSGAEEPGKKKQHVCHIPGCGKVYGKTSHLKAHLRWHSGERPFVCNWLFCGKSFTRSDELQRHLRTHTGEKRFVCPDCCKRFMRSDHLAKHVKTHQNKRSKCLDKTLEHVKREDSRNHLM